The following are encoded together in the Salvia hispanica cultivar TCC Black 2014 chromosome 6, UniMelb_Shisp_WGS_1.0, whole genome shotgun sequence genome:
- the LOC125192590 gene encoding APO protein 2, chloroplastic-like → MDAGCLHSHFSTAPFSHGKRTCLQFDYLKYSTQQGLSSLDSLKRTCNRLSQLKLRTPLEKSNHCQALIVKCDHPQNSDFPRYYSKKEKKPFPIPIVELRRNARKRLKNRENQPRAPIPPPKLGLVVKGLIPLAYKVLNARTTLVNNLKKLLKVMPVNACKWCTEIHVGPIGHPFKSCRGPRASIRKGTHEWGKAVVEDILVPLEAYHLYDRLGNRITHDERFSIPRVPAVVELCIQAGVDLPEYPTKRRRKRIIRIGKKEFVDADESDLPDLDPEAPTPEILAEIPDSEIVPPSSKEDIALLAEETLQAWEQMRDGARRLMKMYPVRVCGYCPEVHIGPSGHKAQNCGAHKHQQRNGQHGWQAAVLNDLIPPRYVWHVPDVDQPMERELRNFYGQAPAVVELCVQAGAAVPEHYKPTMRLDVGIPRNVGEAEMAV, encoded by the exons ATGGACGCTGGGTGTCTGCATTCCCATTTCAGCACAGCTCCTTTCTCTCATGGTAAAAGGACATGCTTGCAGTTTGACTATCTGAAATATAGCACACAGCAAGGTCTTAGTTCACTCGATTCTTTAAAG AGAACTTGCAATAGACTCAGCCAATTGAAATTACGAACCCCGTTAGAGAAGTCAAATCACTGTCAAGCTCTAATCGTTAAATGCGACCATCCTCAAAATTCAGATTTTCCTCGTTATTattctaaaaaggaaaagaaaccTTTTCCTATACCTATTGTTGAGTTACGACGAAATGCCAGGAAGAGGCTGAAAAATCGTGAAAACCAACCAAGAGCACCTATCCCACCTCCAAAACTAGGATTGGTGGTTAAAGGACTGATTCCTCTAGCATACAAAGTGTTGAATGCAAGAACAACATTAGTTAACAATCTGAAGAAACTTCTGAAAGTGATGCCTGTCAATGCCTGCAA GTGGTGTACTGAAATTCATGTAGGTCCTATCGGGCATCCTTTCAAGTCTTGCAGAGGGCCACGAGCTTCCATTCGCAAAGGGACTCATGAATGGGGTAAAGCAGTTGTCGAGGACATATTGGTACCGCTTGAGGCATACCACTTGTATGACCGTCTTGGCAACCGTATTACTCATGATGAGAGGTTTTCCATCCCAAGAGTTCCCGCGGTAGTGGAGTTATGCATTCAAGCAGGGGTAGACCTGCCTGAATACCCCACCAAAAGAAGAAGGAAACGCATAATACGCATTGGAAAAAAGGAGTTTGTTGATGCCGATGAGAGTGACTTGCCCGACCTTGACCCAGAAGCTCCAACACCAGAAATATTGGCTGAAATACCAGACTCAGAAATTGTGCCACCATCTAGCAAAGAAGATATAGCACTGCTTGCTGAGGAAACACTCCAAGCATGGGAACAAATGAGGGATGGAGCCCGAAGGTTAATGAAGATGTATCCTGTGAGGGTTTGTGGTTACTGCCCTGAAGTGCACATAGGCCCAAGCGGACACAAAGCCCAGAATTGCGGAGCTCATAAGCACCAACAGCGTAATGGGCAACATGGATGGCAGGCGGCAGTTCTCAATGACTTAATTCCCCCCAGATACGTGTGGCATGTACCTGATGTTGATCAGCCTATGGAGAGGGAGCTCAGGAACTTCTACGGGCAGGCCCCTGCAGTGGTTGAATTATGTGTGCAGGCTGGTGCAGCTGTGCCTGAGCACTACAAACCAACCATGAGGCTGGACGTCGGAATTCCTAGAAACGTTGGTGAAGCAGAAATGGCTGTTTGA
- the LOC125193032 gene encoding uncharacterized protein LOC125193032: MHKTYISVERETEREKRERAQIKAEGCESGQDMASGWMKSLQCKSKALDDVVTHHHNYRRRRHHDDNDDHRHHRSLSNSSSCRNSYQNLKDIVETNKKKPKKPKPPTHHPSPPFKRPVSRKPEPGPPALPVRSSAIDSFFPSLTELPKDHPSRNVVEIIFHTSWGEKSFSGQIEMVFKVQTLPRTLTRFEEYRDAVKLRAGSAGDAGEDHARCIADGNEVMRFYCLGATAPGGAYETCGGAWAFQGCKRAAVCTYSGSGEAHESAGGGRGRRAMLVCRVIAGRVCKDIGLGSVIQERVGYDSVGGGSGEMLVFDTRALLPCFLIIYKL; this comes from the coding sequence ATGCACAAAACATACATtagtgtagagagagaaacagaaagagaaaagagagagagagctcaAATTAAAGCTGAAGGCTGTGAAAGTGGCCAAGACATGGCGAGTGGATGGATGAAGTCATTGCAATGCAAGTCAAAAGCATTAGACGACGTCGTCACCCACCACCACAActaccgccgccgccgccaccacgACGACAACGACGACCACCGCCACCACCGCTCATTATCCAACTCCTCCAGCTGCCGAAATAGCTACCAAAATCTCAAAGACATCGTCGAAACCAACAAAAAGAAACCAAAAAAGCCGAAACCCCCAACCCACCACCCATCCCCGCCGTTCAAGCGCCCGGTTTCCCGAAAACCCGAACCCGGTCCGCCCGCTCTCCCGGTCCGGTCCAGCGCCATCGACTCGTTCTTCCCTTCTCTGACCGAGCTGCCCAAAGACCATCCCTCCCGCAATGTGGTGGAAATCATCTTCCACACGAGCTGGGGCGAGAAGAGCTTCTCGGGCCAGATTGAGATGGTCTTCAAGGTCCAGACCCTGCCCCGGACCCTGACCCGCTTCGAGGAGTATCGCGACGCCGTCAAGCTCCGCGCCGGCTCCGCTGGGGACGCCGGCGAGGACCACGCGCGCTGCATTGCCGACGGGAACGAGGTCATGAGGTTCTACTGCCTCGGCGCCACCGCTCCCGGCGGCGCGTACGAGACGTGCGGCGGCGCGTGGGCGTTCCAGGGGTGCAAGAGGGCCGCCGTGTGTACATACTCCGGCAGCGGCGAGGCCCACGAGAGCGCCGGCGGGGGGAGGGGGAGGCGGGCCATGCTGGTGTGCCGGGTCATAGCGGGTCGGGTCTGTAAGGATATCGGGCTGGGCTCGGTGATTCAGGAGCGGGTCGGGTACGACTCGGTGGGTGGTGGGAGCGGGGAGATGCTCGTGTTCGACACGCGCGCGTTGCTGCCGTGCTTTCTTATCATctataaattgtaa